In Toxoplasma gondii ME49 chromosome V, whole genome shotgun sequence, the DNA window GCGTCTGTTTGCCGCCGTCTGAACGACACCacggcgaagaaaggaaagaaaacggcaAGCCGGAAAATAACAAAAAAACAGGTgagaggggggggggaacCCTCAAGCCCTATACATGGAAGATCTTCGAATTTCCCCACCACTGTTCCtgataaatatatatatatatatatatatatgtatacaatTGCGTACAAAGATTTACATACACCTGTAAGCGCGCTTCGCCTGCTCCACATGAAACTGGCAGAAACATGTAGATTTCTTCTCGAAGCTCAGGCGAATATAattatatgtataaatatatggACGTGTATTGatatctaaatatatatgctgagaacatatacacacatatatatatatacatatgtatatatagatatatatgccGATGAACGCATATACACCCGATTGTATATTCGTATGTGTATAGTGGAATCTCAATATATATGTCAAGGAAgagtatgtatatatatatgtatatatatatatatatatgtatatatatatatatatatgtatatatatatatatatatgtatatatatatgtatatatatatatgtatatatgtatatatatatatatatatatatatatatatacgtatatatgaATGCCCACTCGCTTTTTCCGAAACGCACCTTTTCGCTTTGTCCCAGAGAGGACTTGTCCGAGAGCGACTTGACGTAGAACTGCAGACAGAGTCAGATGACAAGCACAGCGTTTCTGTCATAGCCAcgaaagaggggaaaaccactcgagaaactggaaaaggagagagaaaacgagaaaacaacGAACGAATCGGCAGAACGATCTTTGCTAATCGACACGACGTTGTCTCTCTACATCTATTTCCAACTGCTTCGCCGTCAAGTTCCTCCCAACTCTCCATTTCAATCCACAGTTGATGCCTATATCTACGTTACTGTCTCCTATCTGTCACTATAGGTATATCTCTCTGTATGCgcatgtatgtgtgcatTTATCTATCTCTTTGAGTATCTGCTCACAGGGGCGTCTCGCGACGCTGAAGTACGGCGGAACATCTGTTTTTGAGCTCGATGCTTTCTTCGCCAGCAGcgaaggacgcagaggcaaAGACTGTggggaggaaaagcagatTCCCCACAGCACTTGGGCGaacgcgaggcagagaaagcagaacgagaaagcgaaagggACAGAAACGGGAGGGAGGCAAAGGGAGAGAGTGCCTTTCGAAGAAACAAAAGTTTCGTCCAAAGAGAGACCGCGCTTTTGCgcaagaaggacgagaggaaaacgcacgAGGATTCTCGAAAAACGCGGTGAATGAGGGAtggggaagcagaaggagaaacgaggaaagacgacagGCAGTGAACGGAAACAGAAGTAAAGAAGATTCAGAAGATCCTGTTCgaaggacgaaaagaaagacatgaagagagaaaacacgcaGAAATGCACAGATTGACAGAGTTTCCGAAAGCTACCTGAACTTCAGGCGAGGCCGCAAAATTCTCCTTGAAAAACCGCAGATGCTCCGCTTCGAGGCAGGCCccgtgtctctctgaaaAAGGCAAACAAAAACGTCGATGTCGGTTTCTCAGAAAGAAAGATGGCCTTTGAAGCTTCACACGCAGGCCTCCTTTCAAACTTACACAGAGAAGCCTTCCCTCCCTTCCGCTGCGTTCAACAGACTTCCACCTTCGTATGTTCGAAGAAAGACCTCCCGCTTTCAACCTACGCAGATACCACTACATGTCGAATTCCGGACAggcatacatacacacatacatatatatatatatacatatatacatatatacatatatatatatatatatatgcatacgtgGAGGAATACGGACgtctacacacacatgtcCATGTACATGTTTCTGTGAGTAGACGGCCATATACATACACCCACACTGACACAGAGATATACATCGTTTACGTCGATACAGAGATACACATCGTTTACGTCGATACAGAGATACAGATCGTTTACGTCGATACAGAGATACAGATCGTTTACGTCGATACAGAGATACAGATCGTTTACGTCGATACAGAGATACAGATCGTTTACGTCGATACAGAGATACACATCGTTTACGTCGATACAGAGATACACATCGCTTACGTCGATACAGAGATACAGATCGTTTACGTCGATACAGAGATACAGATCGTTTACGTCGATACAGAGATACAGATCGTTTACGTCGATACAAAGATACAGATCGTTTACGTCGATACAGAGATACACATCGTTTACGTCGATACAGAGATACACATCGTTTACGTCGATACAGAGATACAGATCGTTTACGTCGATACAGAGATACAGATCGTTTACGTCGATACAAAGATACAGATCGTTTACGTCGATACAGAGAtgcgcgagaggaaacagccGACGCCGGGAGTTTGTTCGCGGCTCGCGCTTGCCGCTCTCGACGGAAGCGTCCCCGAACGGtcagagacgcgaaaaaacTTTTCTCGAGACTCGAGAACGCAGAGCCTCACCAAGGACGACATGCGGAGAGTCGCGCATCAGTCGCGCCAGGTCTGCAGCGAGTTCGTCTTCCGTCGGAtcctgagaaaaaacaagaagtcGCAAAAGCCTGTTCACCTCTGCATTCGCAAACACCCACGAGTGTACATATATCTGTCGAAAACAATGGCTGCAACACGTTATGTTCACCTAACTCGCTTCctatagatatacatatatatatatatacatatatatatatatatatatacatatatttatatacgaACATATCAAACATAACCGAAAGCCTATTCACTCACATataaaaacatatatatatatatatatatatatatatatatttatatacggACATATCAAATATAACCGAAAGCCTATTCACTCACATataaaaacatatatatatatatatatatatatatatatatatatatatttatatacggACATATCAAACATAACCGAAAGCCTATTCACTCACATataaaaacatatatatatatatatatatatatatatatatatatatttatatacggACATATCAAACATAACCGAAAGCCTATTCACTCACATATAaaaacatgtatatatatatatattgatatacGGACATATCAAACATAACCGAAAGCCTATTCACTCACATataaaaacatatatatatatatatttatatatatttatatacgaACATATCAAACATAACCGAAAGCCTATTCACTCACATataaaaacatatatatatatatatatatatatttatatacggACATATCAAACATAACCGAAAGCCTATTCACTCACATataaaaacatatatatatacatatatttatatacggACATATCAAACATAACCGAAAGCCTATTCACTCACATataaaaacatatatatatatatatatatatttatatacggACATATCAAACATAACCGAAAGCCTATTCACTCACATataaaaacatatatatatatatatatatatatatatttatatacggACATATCAAATATAACCGAAAGCCTATTCACTCACATataaaaacatatatatatatatatatatatatatttatatacggACATATCAAACATAACCGAAAGCCTATTCACtcacatataaatacatatatagatatatatatatatatatatatatatatatatatatatatatatatatgcgcaaATATAGAAAGAAAAGCTTTCTCTCAGaacacacacatacgtatatatatacatatatatatacatatatatatacatatatatacgtatatatacatatatatacatatatatacacatatatatacatacatatacatatagatacatatatatatatatatatatatacatatacatatatacatatacatatatatatatacatatatatacatatatatatacatacatatatacatatatatacgtatatagaTTTTTTCATGTGCATATACGCATGTGGAGAGGTGTGGCTGCAAGTGTAGCGACATGTGAAAGGCTTTTTTTGATCTCCCGTCGCGGAAACACAGCGGCGCCGAACGAAGACGTGGATGCATTTTTGTGTTGttaaatgcatgcatgcaaggtTTGTTtgcgacggagacgccaCGACGTTCTCGAGTTCTCAAACCATGGCCAATGTCTGCGCTTGCGGACGACTGTGGAGAGGCCGCCGCCGCCCAGAACAAGACACCGATGAGCTCGAAACGGTTTCTGTCTTGAAAAAAGCAGGTTCGACGCCTACTCCGACTCCGGTTGCGATCGTCTTTCAAACTCACCTCCTGTCTGTACTCGCCGTTCTGGAACACAAGCTTTGGACGCGCACGGAACTTGTCATGTTTCAGCAGCCTACGAACAACCGAGACAGCAAAGGACTCCCGAGGGAAGACATCGAGttcgagaggagaacgcaggatcgaggagacgcgcatccgttcgtttttcttgcaCAAGGAATGCTGCCGCCAGGCCTCTGCTCGGTTTCCAAGACACGACAGTTCGCAAGCTGCCGCAGAAACAAGAGCCTTCCTGCGGCGATTCCAGCCAGCCAGTTGACTCCCAGAAGAGCATGAAAGTGAAAAACGCACAAAGACTCGACTTTCGAGAGACGGCATCTGTGCGAGAGATGCGTCGCTAAAATGCAAtacgttttcttcctcttcccccttcAAGGATACTTCCACCCCACCGCATcggggaaaggagagatcTGCCGACTCAAACAGTGTCTtagtcttctttctgctctcacATTTCGACGATTCCTGCAGAATTCAGAAGCGCCTCGCTGCCTCGATCCGAAGCTTCTCGCCCGCATGcgctcgcgttttctcttccataTCCGTTCTGtactttccttctccgttccaCAGCGACGGCAGCTGGACCGAGAGATGATGACACCTGGAACTCGAGGAGGCGAATTTCCTCCTGAACCTCCTCCTCATTCACAAAAAGGACTGAAGCTCGTCCTCCAAGAGAATCCGACGgatcttctttcttctcctccttctgcgACTCCGTCACCTCAACCTGTTGttgtccttcctcttcttctacctcgtgttcttctgccttttcttctacctgttgctcttcttcttcttctttgttttcttctctgtgctgttcgtccttctcgtttccactctcttccctcttcgcttgtccctcctctctctccgctctttctTTAGTCTGTTGTCTCGCCTGAAACTTCTCGcggtcctcttctccaccttgaTCCTCATCATCATCttcatcatcttcttctgctgctgcaaAGGGGAAGCtttcagagagaggaggacgaggatttttctttccagagagaaggggagagggaCGCAGGCGAAAGGAGACCGCAGACGCAGTCGAGGCAGAAactgaaggagaggaagagaggcttGGCGGATCTGCCATCGTtccagcgagaagagagaaacagaagagaagcgagaggaagaaaagcccaggagaacagaggagagaaggagctcAAGGACAGcggacaagaagaaggaagctggTGAACAGAAAAGGCGGGCAGTGTCGgagagaacggggagaaagaacgcgagacacGGAGAGGGGAGGCAAGAAGTTGGTGACAGACGACTagaagaggacggagagataccgagagggagacgaagagacacaggaaacaCAACGGACAATATCTACATGAGTAATTCGCAGGAGAGATGGTCTCCTGAGACAAGCTCATGAACAACGAGAAGACTGTTTCTAGAAAGTAAATTCAGAAGCGGCGAGATGGAAGCCGCGACAGCGGCCAAAGTATTGGGCCGAGAGAACCTTCCAGAAAGGCCTTCAGCGACCGCGGGGAGGAAGGCGGTCTTCGCTGGCCAAGAAGACGACTTTTCGAAGAATGGTctggcagagaagacgaattCCTCGAAAAAAATCCTTTGTCGCGCGGCCTcactgaaaaaagaagaccTGCCTTCGCTGGTTGCATGCTCGATTTTCACTGCCCGCGACAAAGGGTGTCTGACCTCCCGAGAAAGGGAGCCGCAGCCATGTCCTTTTGTGCCTTTTCCTAGAAAAAAGAGATCTGTTCTCCATTCAATACTCCATtcaacagacagagaaacgaagagaaggaggaagaaaggcgagaggggaagacgaggcTTTCACCGTGCTCAGCTGTCTCGATACCCCGAGGGGGGGGGGTCACTTCATGCTCTCTCTGGATTTGACTTTTTTCTGGATGAATCGacgtctctccgtcctcgaCGCGGCCGGAAAAAGAGTTTTTTTTCTAAAAACCTGTTTCGACTccccttgtcttcttcttctccaactcttctcctcctggaACATTTCAGTTTTTCCGATTTTTCCGCGAAAacgtcgtctctctgtcgtggAGTCCATCCTCGCAGAGTCGCGCCTTCTGTGCAGAAGGAGACTCACCCGCGATTGCACAGGCTATAAACGTAACACAACTTCATCTTCTTGGAGGAACGTCTCAGGAAAACCTTtcagaaaaacgcgacgGAAACGACATTCCcccgaaaaaaaaactggaGAAGGACTCTCCACGGCCCTCGCTCGCTGCAGCTCCCGCGGCACTTGAGAGTCGCTGCAGGCGCGGTTCGCGAAAACGGAACAAAAGACGCTCGGAGAAAGTTTCTGAAGCCGACTGTGGCGCGCATCTCTCCATGCTTGTATACATGCGTCGTCTCGACTTGTTCATGCATTTTGCATGTGTAAGTACGTACGTTTATGCATCTTCATACGTCGAAAGTCCACAAATACATGTACGTTTGCTTGTTTCTCTACATAGCGATGTATATTTTTATTTGTACGGATGTCGATCTGTAGAGATCGGCACGCGTATGCGTGGAGGGAGGATTTCCTCGGACTGAGGAGGCGTTGCTCTCCGTTCTGcatccttttccttcctttttcgcgtctcctcctttctccctgaACCGTTCACCATGACCGCCGAAGGCGCCGGAAGTGGACGGCGAGGCCTTCCCCGACAGTTCCTCCAGGACGACAGGCTCTCGGATGTATCaggctttccttcctcttcgacctcttccttgtctccctcttccgcTGGTTCGTCCTcggttccttcttcgtctgcgtcttctcgtccttcgtcttcctcgtctccgtcgacgTCTGCCCGTCctgctcgttctctctcttctttgcttccaCCATCGTCACCGTCaccgtcttcgccttcttgttcGCTTGCTGGCGATGCCGATTTCTTCGTTACGCAGCGCGTGGAAGAAGTTTCTCCTCAGTTTGCCGTTCTCGGCGACGCCCCGGTCTCCCTGACAGGCAGTACGAGGTCcgtggaaggcgaagaagaggtgcCAGCAGggaggcagaaggaagaaggcaggcgaAGCTGTCGCGcttgtcgagagagagaagaaggttcgagtcggagagaagaaccagAAGAACCGACTCCAGCGTCTCCCTTTAGACAAGAAACAAATGGTCAAGAAACGTCcgtgagagaaaagaaagaacaagCCAGAGTTCTCAACAGAGCCGCCCTCTACGAAGTCTTTCAGGATGGACGCTCTTTCGCGCAGATGCCCTGGCGGGTCCTAGGTAGGTCCAGAACTCGGCACTATGGACAAGAGTGGAGCCCAGTTCTCGTGATTTTTTCTCGATTGCTTCGCAGGAACAATCCATTTTGGAGGGATTTGGGGGGTCTTTCGATACTTAAAATACAACCTGCGTTTCAGGATGCAGGCTCCATGCGAACCAGCAAAAAACGAGCATGCAGAAGCTTTTGTCGTTCGCACAGAACACCCGGAGCATGTTCCCAGATCGCTTCGCGCGCTCCTGGACGTTTTCCTCGACACTGGGGTCTCTCTAGAAGGCATGATGCactccttcgtttccttaCAGGATGAATCTTTTCCAATTCTAATGCCTGCTTTCTGTCTAACTATGCTACGGTGTCTGCGTGTCTTCCTGCGCGAGCCGttgcgccttctcgctggTTGTTCGCTCATTCGGATTTCGTTCGATTCTTCCctcctccttcctccgcCCATGCGCTGACGTCCAtcgttcctgtcttctttccttctctctctctttcccctctccgCTTCGTCCGGCCTTTCTCTtgccgcagacgcctcgcAGCCGTGGTTGCTCAAGGCGCGCCTGAGCGCTGCAGGTGAGAAGGCCGCGAGCATGGACCGAGTAGAAAAGGCTGTCGACGAAACGCGGTTCGCTTCATCTCAGCCGTCAGCCGAACCTTCTGTGACACCTGGATCTCTGAGTTTCGCTTCTGAGACAAGCACAccaaaaggcgagagagaaggcgagagaaaaggcgagagagaaggcgagagagaaggcgagaggggagaagatgGAGCAAGAAAGGACGGGGATTCATGGGCGTtggttcttctcctcacgGACTGCCGATTCTGCTGGGGTGCAGGCTTTACGGCAGAGGATCTTGCGCGTCTCCACCAGGTAGGCGTCCtcgcgaaagagacgcaggccTACTCTAGATAAGGTgcaggaacgaagagaaggccgCCCTTGCGCCATTCTCTGCGAATGTCTTTGCAGGCGTCGGCCGCGTGTAGGCGGCACAAGgcagggagaggcgaaagacgagaccgagaacagagagggaagagggaggaaaggaacgaTGGGAGAGGGCAAggcaagaaagaggagagcgaggaaaggaacgatgagagagagagagagaacaagaaagagagaagggacgCGAGTAGATGTCataaagaaaaacgaacatcaggtggaagcgagaaaggaaagggtGAATGCGTACACTGAAAACAACCCCTTCGTTAGAATCCTCAAtcctccccccccccttcTCCCCCCACcggttctcttctcctccattgctctttcgttttccttttttttcgttgtttttcttctttttcctcgtgtGTCTCGTTCACTTGCCTCAGAGAGGCTGAAGACCGTCTGACACCGATGCCGCCTTCAGATACATTTCATTCGCGCTTTTGAAATCTACTTTCTGTGCGTCGGTCGGACGAGTCTTGACTAAGAAAAGGCCCAGCGTTGCGCCATTCGTCAAGATAGGATTCGTTATGTTTGTTCGCATGCGCTGGCTGCAGACCAGCAGTCCTGCCACAGCTGCGTATTTAGCCATCTCGACGGAAGTCCTTCCTCGGTAGGccatagagagagacaccggaggaACTTCAGCTGAAGCGCGCCTGCGAGACAGAGCGCAAAATTCCAagaagagccgagagagacagaaagagaaagaaagtgagaaaaagacacgagCAAGAGGTAGCAAGTCCCCTCTAAATATGTCGAGAGACCAAGAGACAGATAAATATCGGAAGGGTGACAGGACCAGAACAAAGCTCGCGAGCTGGGTCGCATGACAGCCAGGCGGAGAGCCGAAGCGTCTGCTCAAACGGTCACAGTTTTGAGAAATACAACAGAAAACATGCAcgttttgtttttctcagtGTCGAGGCTGCCTTTTCAGGAGTTCGCTGTCGTGGACGTTTCGTAGCGactctccactttcctctCCAACATCCAGCGAGTTGTCTCGactcagagagaaaacgaaacatgTCTCATCGCGTGTCTGTTCGTTTCCTTAGGACGCTCTACAACCTGCTGATCTCGCGTTCGTCCACCAAATCGGTCTCGATTCAAgttgtctcgtctccctgtccttctctgtcttcttcttctcctcttccctcaTCTGCTGCTGCTTGTTCGTTGCCCACTGCGTCTCTGGAGCCTGAATGCGGGAGACAGTTGGTTCTCTCTGCACTCCTTGACGgcattcttcctcttcgctttgTGTTCCCTCTTCCTTGTTTGCCGGCCgcgtcttcccttctccgGCAGCAGCTGTTTCTCccatttttctctcttcttcgggtgtacgagtctctgctttttcgtctgcaaACGCaagttctctccctcgcaaACGCCGACTGCCAGCCAGCTGCGGCGACtgacacgcatgcagaggcgaagTTGATCCAGCAGGTCCTTCGAGAGATCGCCTCGCAGgtctccgcttctttccttgtcCCTCGAGAAAACCCGCAAGAGACGCTCGCAGGCAACCTCCACACCGTGAGCGAAGTCGCGCGCGTTCCTCAGATCGACCTCACACAGCCTCTGCGGTCTCCACCGCCTCGCGCCGCGTCCGAGCCGCGCGTCTGCGAAGCGTCTCCGGAGCCGGAAGCCGCGGGAAACGCGCGCTTTGCCGCTTTTCCAGAGTGCTCTCGGCTAACGGCTGCCGCCTACTTTGCGACAACGCGCGAGTTCCTCCCGCCGCGCTGCCGGACGAGTTTCAGAGACTTTCGAGCAGCCAGTCGCACCGCGCCGTCCACGGAAAGAGCGCCGAAGAtcgacagcgagagcagtgcatgcactgagGGGAACAAGAATGGGGAGAAGGACGCTGCGTTTCCATCGACTTCGAGCGAGGCCGCAGCCAGCCTGGACATTCAGAAGAACCTTCTCATTTCTGCAAAGAAAATAGTCCGAAGACGCAAgccagaaggcgacggaccagacagaagaagactccGATTTGCTACAAAGAAGCTCACTCAGAAGGACGGGGGGCGACACCGCCACTGTGACGAAAAGGGGGAGTACTGACTTGCATCCTCAAATGCTATTGAGGTGGACGAAATAAATGAATGTATAAAGATTACTCCTCAATATGCAGATATCGCGACTTGCATCTACGTCGATAACAGGCTCTTCCTTcatcacatatatatatatatatatatatatacttgcaTATCTGTGTGCATGCCGAGAACCAGCTCGCTTTCCATTATGACAAAAATATTCATTTATTCATATTTCTGTGTATATGGGAGACAAGGTGCTCTTTCTCCACGACATCTagtatatacgtacatatatatatatatatatatgtatatatatatatgtatatgtatatatatatatatatatatatatatatgtatcaaAAGAACACCGTGTACGTTAATCGGTTTTTTTCCTGCACATTTGCTGAGGATGTTTGTGTGGCAGACAgtcgctgcttcttgtgAGAGAACATtggtttctgtctcgtccgagaatctgcttcttctctctgaacTTGCTTTCACTGACTAGCGAacgtctgcctttctccgaTCTCTGTGTCGTCTTGTTTCCCCGCtgtcctcctcctctctcctctgacTTCTTTGTGTCCGTTCTCCCCTGTTTCTTCGTACTTCTCCCGCTGCGGTTttgctcctctcttctttctcttgtgacttcgttctctcctctcgctttgtcgcttctcgtcgctggtcgttctttctccggTTTCTGCCGGCTTGCGTCTCTGTTCGAACGCGACTTTTTTCATCTCGTGAAGCGACCGCAGAAGCAGGAGTCCGCGTTCGCGAAGACggaaggaagacaaagagagacgaaacagttGGCATCCTTTACGCAGAGCAGACGTTGTTTTTTGCGTCTGGTTCTCGCAGTCCAAACGGAATGCACAGGGAAAATACGCAATCGTTGCTCGTTTCATCGAAAAAGTGCAGACCTTTGTCTGCGTTTTGAAACCGGTGGCATGGGAGAGTCGCGCCGTCGGAGGCAGAGCTCGAGGGTGTGAGACACAcagcagacgagagcgaggcagGAGGAGCGACTctcggcggagacagcgacagacgcgcctctgtcgcagaagagcgaggagacgaaagccATTCGCAAAGACAAGTTGCGCGCCATGGTGGTCTCCCACAAGGCAAACAGACCTTGCCGTTTGAGGGACTGCGGAAGTGACGCGTGAGAGGACAGAGCCGGCGACAACCGCCGCGTgcaagcggagagaagaggcaaccagaaaagaaagcaaaggaagcagatggagaggcgagagacagggcgCGTTCAAGCCTCGTCCAGTGCTTCTCCTAAAAGGAAGGCAACTGAGACAAGCAAAGGAAGGAATCgagggaacagagacagaaaagaagctgagagcagagacacagacgaaactTGTTCTCAGGACTGGGCGATCTGGATCTGACGGTCGGGCGACATCGAACATCGCCTGGGAGGCGAGGCGTTCCACCGGCGTCGGCAGACCGAGACGGCAAGAACACTGGTCGCCATTggggaaagcgaaagaggacggagaagaagtcgaggagaccTCTcagtgaagaaagaaaaggaaccaCAGGATGACGACGACCACCACGACGAAGAACgcccagaggagacacctggagggaaacgcagaagcgaagaggctAATCTCTCAGTGACAACAGATGCAGGAAACGTCCACTTCAAGGGCAGTGCATgcggtggagaagaggagagcgaggcagagaTGAAGCGAAACGAGAGGGATAAACCTCGCGACAGGCGGCCGAACAAAAGACGCGAGGAGGCACCAAAAGACTCGtcaagagacagacggaaagACAACGCGAATGACAGGCCGCCGCGCCGCAGACGGGGACGCGGAAAGCGAGAACAACccagaggagaaaacgaaaatcGAAGAACCTCCGGAAAAATGGAACTCACTTtctgcgtgtggcggcgcaCCTCAGgcgacgcgcatgcaccagcTCGCGGGCGGCCTGGTCCGAGGAGTCTCTGGTGGAATCCAAGAGAGTCGCGACGCCATCTGGAGGAG includes these proteins:
- a CDS encoding hypothetical protein (encoded by transcript TGME49_220170), translated to MADPPSLSSSPSVSASTASAVSFRLRPSPLLSGKKNPRPPLSESFPFAAAEEDDEDDDEDQGGEEDREKFQARQQTKERAEREEGQAKREESGNEKDEQHREENKEEEEEQQVEEKAEEHEVEEEEGQQQVEVTESQKEEKKEDPSDSLGGRASVLFVNEEEVQEEIRLLEFQVSSSLGPAAVAVERRRKVQNGYGRENASACGREASDRGSEALLNSAGIVEMLLKHDKFRARPKLVFQNGEYRQEDPTEDELAADLARLMRDSPHVVLERHGACLEAEHLRFFKENFAASPEVQFYVKSLSDKSSLGQSEKTAANRRLAKMRQLVADGDFFSEAAMQARQPALYHEFLGRYTSMPHATHASSPSSSPVSSSSSTSFLRPFRAPGGSASTQLPAASSPQEPQQNEGKDFFSAHPRSLSSCLLSAMDSRMLRRQVQEERDRWRRQDEELLANIDGGRALKTLREEREARRLQRFLQREEHRERREDEEEESEGIDSDLETEEDEESTDNVNGDHPGVAPAGGKRRRRFVDATTYAQKQDDFLLLMQENFLAGRDAHYIDYKSIDQDEALDDLQEVDRDAEEKYFCGEDEPTETDAEKRPPA
- a CDS encoding hypothetical protein (encoded by transcript TGME49_220175), with the translated sequence MTAEGAGSGRRGLPRQFLQDDRLSDVSGFPSSSTSSLSPSSAGSSSVPSSSASSRPSSSSSPSTSARPARSLSSLLPPSSPSPSSPSCSLAGDADFFVTQRVEEVSPQFAVLGDAPVSLTGSTRSVEGEEEVPAGRQKEEGRRSCRACREREEGSSRREEPEEPTPASPFRQETNGQETSVREKKEQARVLNRAALYEVFQDGRSFAQMPWRVLDASQPWLLKARLSAAGEKAASMDRVEKAVDETRFASSQPSAEPSVTPGSLSFASETSTPKGEREGERKGEREGEREGERGEDGARKDGDSWALVLLLTDCRFCWGAGFTAEDLARLHQTSSPATAAYLAISTEVLPRTLYNLLISRSSTKSVSIQVVSSPCPSLSSSSPLPSSAAACSLPTASLEPECGRQLVLSALLDGILPLRFVFPLPCLPAASSLLRQQLFLPFFSLLRVYESLLFRLQTQVLSLANADCQPAAATDTHAEAKLIQQVLREIASQVSASFLVPRENPQETLAGNLHTVSEVARVPQIDLTQPLRSPPPRAASEPRVCEASPEPEAAGNARFAAFPECSRLTAAAYFATTREFLPPRCRTSFRDFRAASRTAPSTERAPKIDSESSACTEGNKNGEKDAAFPSTSSEAAASLDIQKNLLISAKKIVRRRKPEGDGPDRRRLRFATKKLTQKDGGRHRHCDEKGEY
- a CDS encoding hypothetical protein (encoded by transcript TGME49_220180) → MFDVARPSDPDRPVLRTSFVCVSALSFFSVSVPSIPSFACLSCLPFRRSTGRGLNAPCLSPLHLLPLLSFLVASSLRLHAAVVAGSVLSRVTSAVPQTARSVCLVGDHHGAQLVFANGFRLLALLRQRRVCRCLRRESLLLPRSRLLCVSHPRALPPTARLSHATGFKTQTKVCTFSMKRATIAYFPCAFRLDCENQTQKTTSALRKGCQLFRLSLSSFRLRERGLLLLRSLHEMKKVAFEQRRKPAETGERTTSDEKRQSERRERSHKRKKRGAKPQREKYEETGENGHKEVRGERRRTAGKQDDTEIGERQTFASQ